DNA from Pelodiscus sinensis isolate JC-2024 chromosome 1, ASM4963464v1, whole genome shotgun sequence:
TCTATTTGTTATAAAAACAGATTCAAGCTTGCATGAGCCCATGTATGTTTTCCTTTCCATGATGGCTGTCACAGATCTTGCTATATTGATAGCCACCATGCCGACCACCTTGGGCATATTCTGGTTTAACTCTTCAAGGAATCCAACCACAGGAACAACTCTGGACCACAGAACATCTGGGGGTCTTAGGAGTGTGAAAGAGACTTGAAGGAGCAAGTTACCCAAGAGCCAGTCCTATTTCAACCAAACATCTCAAAACCAGTCATCTTACAGACTCCTCGGAAGTGGGGCGGCAGGCCATGCTACTGCAGGGATGAGAGGGGAAAGAACACCCTGTACTCTACCTACACCAAAAACTATTTCCCTGTGAAGTGAAACTTTCCACTGCTGAAAAGGAAGCCTTGATGGCAAAGTGGGCAATAGAGGCCCTAAAGCACTTTTGGGCTCATTACAGACCACACACCCCTACCGATGGATCAGCACCATAAAGGACTCAAACGTATGGGTTTTCAGGTGGTATCTCACTCTCCAACCCTCCTGaccagacactggctggggattGTGACCAAAGCTACGCTAACCAGCCTTCCCATCTCAATGTAGCATGCTCCAACATGTATACAACCCCTTCAGCAGATCGTATGGGCAGAGCCTACTGTGACAAGCCCTGGTAGCACATCTCTGACGAGCCTGCCCTAACCAGGAGTTGGAGAGTGTCCTAGAGCAGTTGTGGAGGCCCAGAGTTTGTGGGTTTATGGCCAGGGGACTAATCAGACCCATAAGAACAGTGCTGATGAGCTCGGATTCCAGGaacagaggctgcagcagggctggcgctGCAGGCTAGTTGTTTGGCATCACCCCCCATCTCCTGGGATTCGGCTTTTTGCCATTAGCTGTGACAAGGTTAAAGCTGGTGCACATGAAGCCAAACAGCTGAGACTTCCTAATGGCCAAGTGGcccccaagggaaggtacaaacatgctgcataaaggcagcTGCCTCCCtagctgaacacacactgcctgctgcccgtgcTATTTTCTGATCACTCCTTGTCGTTTAGGATGGTGTCAGCAGCTCCCTTCCAACAGAAACTGGGTACGTTGGCAGGGttcactgtctgtaacatgccaagtgcaaggcaaaggctgcaggctgtttgcattggcagctgttctgtgcagGGGCAGAGGACTTAGGGGGGCTGTTGTGTGACTCAGTGATGGGCTGGAGGCAGACAACACTAGGTAGCTTGGGAACCCTCTCCTACCTCTGCTCACGCCCCAGAGTGGTTTGTTCAAGCTACACACAAATCTGACATTCAAAGCCAGCTCAGAGTGTTAAACCGCCAATGTCCCGAGTTGGGATTTCTTGATGGGTCCCATTTCTAGAAGGGCCGTGTGCTCTGGGCGAGATCCTACCATGGAGCTGCATGAGAGGAGACCCAGAGAATATTACTGATTAGTTCCAAAATTGCCTCAGGATTGTTGACTCCCAGAAATCTGATTATCAAATGCCGTTTCAAAGGTTTCACTCTCCGGCTTCATTCGGAATTCAGAGCTTCCTTCTGCTGTGGTAAGACATTTCTCTTCCTGGCTAGCGGAGGGCTCCAGGCTTTCTGCCTTGTAAATACCTTTCAGAGGCACAGGGCTACCGGCATCACTGCCCTGCTCTGGTCTGTGAGTATCTGATCTTGTATCCTGCCTTCTTATGGGGGGAATCTCACGAGCCTCCCACCCAGAGATCGGGCTCTGGCTACAGCTTGCTTGGACCTACCCAGCAGGCCCTAGTGGGTTCAGCCCCCATGGGTTCTTTCCTCTGTGAGTAGACGTGACCAGCCAGCCTTCTACAACCTAAATACTGTGTAATCTGAACAGCAGGAAGGGAGAATAAGAGGGTTTTCAAACAACAGCCTGTCCATGTCTCTGACTCAGGCCCTTCCAACTCTAacagggacccaggcaggctGAGGGCTGTGTCGTGCCTGTCAGTTTGAAGAGCTTCTCAGCAACAGCTGCCCCACCTCTGGGCAGACTCCCAGCACTGGCAGAACAAGCTAGATAATATTGCTGGTGCCCAGCTACAGGCTTTTTCCAGCTTGTAGCTCCGGTGTGGTCTGTCAGCCTCCCTGAGGTGCTCACTGAGCGATGGTTTTATTAAGCTCTTGTTCCTTCCTGCTTGTTTTGCAGCAGCCTGCTCTTAAACTAAGATGGGCCAGACTGGTTTCACCTAATACAATGATAACATCAGCATCCCAATAGTGAATCTAATGTAGCTTTACAGCAAATATCCCATGGACTGTATCTGACGTACACATCCAGTCTGACAGCTCAGCTCCATGTCTGTCACCGTGCAGTTCTCAGGGAATTTGGGTGTTATGaatacagaagagagagagagcaagagagagagagagatggagcaataGGTTATTTTCATGTGTTTAATAAAGTTCCATTTCCATGAATTCTCAGGCATTTGACTTTGAAACCCGCTTCCTGCAAAACCTCCTCATGCCTGAAGAACAGGTGCTGGTGTTACTGCGTACTATGCACTGATTGCAAGTCTCTGTACCATGCCCCAGATAAAGGCTCCTTACTTGTAAGTTATAGACTGACAGAGCAAAACCCAACAAGTGCCAGTCAGCTGTTGGACAGAACAGTTACTAGATTTAATCACTGACAAGTGATTGAATGAGGGCTGAGAAATTGTCTCTGAAAGACGATCAGAGGGGAAAATGGGTCGACATGCCTGTGCTAAAGAACAGATGTGTAAATCATATGGCAAAACTTTTCCTAATAATACAATTATTGGTAACTAAACCTCCTGGATGTGTATCTCGAAAGCCAGCAGATCTCTACAGGAAGGAGCAGTGATACATTTGCGGCTTAGTGCCTTTTGCTTTGATTGTATTACAGAAGTACCCTGAATACAGTATGCAATGTGTTTGTGCCAGTAACTCTGTTCAGTGTATAGTTGTGTGATACTGTCACCTGGTAACTCCCCAGAAGTGGTTTCTAACAGTCATATTCCGTGTCAGGAGCACAGAACTGCTGATTTGTGTTTCAGCCAAGAGTTGAGATGAGGTGCAGGAAAGGGGAGTGAAATAGTGTAAATTATTCATACCCATCACCTGTTACACATACACGAGGGTGAAGTAGCTTGTTCAATCAACTGGGTATTAGTGTATGCCCTGTGTTCACATTAGTCATCCTTGTGTGCCCTTGCCAGGTGAAGTAATTCATTCGGGTGTTATATATATAGGAGCCTGCAGGATGATTGAACATCCCAGATTCCATCAATGCTAGCAAGGGAAAGCCCTTCAGCTTCTCTGGGAGGGATTCTTCTGAATCCGTGTGCGTTACTGGGAGCAATGATAAGCGGAGGTTGATACAGCCTGGCTCTGATAGAACTGACATGTTTAAATCTGGAGTGACTTAGTTGAAGTCAATGATATTGAATTGAGAAACCTGTCCATACAATTCATCCTGAGTGCTGCAAAGAGGCAGTGGCATAATTTGGACTCTCATGAGTGGTGAAAGTATAAAAAGTACATATGTAATGCGGCAATGAGACAGGTTTATAAATAGCTTCATTGCAGAAGAGATCATTCAATAGTGCACTTGCCATATATTCAATATGTCAGAAGTGAAGGGTTCAAAAAGTGTGGAAGGGTCACAACTGTAAAATCGCACAGTGCTCAAGTAGGCTGTGGAACTCCCAGGCACAAGATATTATGGCACAAAGAGTGTAGCAATATTCACAGAGGGATTGGGTGTTTATATGGGTAACCAAAATATCCAATGATATAGGGAGGTTTTTTGGAATAGCTCTAAACTTTCCTGATTTACCCCACAAAATATGTTTGATTAGTGGTTGCCAGTGGGAGGAGGTTATCTCAAAGTTGCCTATTACAGGACTTCTTCTACCTTCTTCTGAAACAGCAGGAAGTGTCTAGATGGACTTCAAGTCTGACCTCCACCAGCAATGCCGACTGTCCTATTGGTTGTGCAGATCCAAGTCAATGAGTATCCTGATCCTCCTTGAGCTAGTAGAAGTCTCTAGACTTGCACCAAGAGCAGAAAGATGATGTCTCATTACATACTATTTactcttctctttttcctttcagGAACGAAAACTCAAATCTCTTCAGACTTACACAGTTCATTATGTCAGCTGTCAATGACACCAAATTCACACATGCAGTGTTCCTGGTTACTGGGATACCTGGGCAGGAAGACGTCCCTCTCTGGTTTTCTGTCCTATTCTGCTTCACGTATGCTATCTCAATAACAGGAAATTCAGTCATTCTCTTCATTATAAAAACAGacccaagcctccatgagcccatgtacattttcctctcCATGTTGGCTGTTGCAGATCTTGCTATATCAATAGCCACCATGCCAACCACCCTAGGCATATTCTTGTTTAACTCTAGGGAGATCAGCCTGGATGCCTGTTTTGCCCAGCTGTTCTTCATCCACTCACTTCAATGCATTGAATCTTCTGTGCTCCTACTGATGGCTTTTGACCGTTTCGTCGCGATCCGATACCCACTGAAATACGCTTCCATCCTAACCCTGCCGAGAATAGCCAAGATGGGACTGGTGTGTGTGGTAAGAGGAGTAGCCATAATATgcccactgcctcttcttctgCAACAGTATCGATACTGTCGAGCCAACATCCTCTCCCATTCCTACTGCCTGCACCAGGATGTCATGAAGTTGGCTTGTGCAGATGTCAGAGTCAATAGTATCTATGGCTTGTTTAATACACTCTTAATACTGGGGTTAGATACGCTGCTCATCTTCCTCTCTTATgtgatgatcctcaaaacagtGCTGAGCATCGCATCCTATCTGGAGCGCCTCAgggccctgaacacctgcgtCTCTCACCTCTGTGCTATCATGCTCTTCTACACACCAATGATTGGCCTATCTGTGATACACAGATTCGGGATTAGCTCGTCTCCCTTGCTTCAGattctcctgggctatgtctacctGCTGGTTCCACCCATGATGAACCCGATCGTGTACAGCGTGAAAAGCAAACACCTCCGTGCCAGGATAATGAGAGTGTTCATCAAGTGAAGGGTCAGTTCATCACATGGCTTCAGCACTAGTCACACAGAAGACAAAAATACAGTCTATGATTGCCTGTCCCAGTCTGCACCCTTCCACCTGAGATAACATGAGCTATAGAGATTCGGATGGGGTCTACGCAATGGAAGAGGAGATGTCCTTACTTGCTGGTGAGGGACAACAGTGAACTGGTTGAAGGAGACAAAGTCAGGCAGCAACATTTAGAAAGTGAGTGAGTTTTCAGAGAGTCATGGTACTGGTGGGATGTTGGCCCTTAAAGACCATGTTGGTGGCTGCTCCAATCTCAGAATTCCTCTTGATTTGTCAATAAAGAAAAGGGATGTGGCTCTGGTTTTCCATGGCATCTGGCCTGTTACTGTTACATCTATGGTTAAACATCTACaagccaaacaaacaaacgaaaaaGCTGCAGGGCTGTTCTGCAGTCATAGTCCTGGTCCTTCCTGAGCACACTGGGTGCTGCGTGACCCATGGGGCTGTACCAGTTGAGGGCGGGGGCTATTCAAGGGGCTCAGACAcctacccttcccccccagccaggtgtttgtGACTGAGTCGTGTCAGAGACGTGATTTATGCAGGAGCCACAGGAGAAGCCTTTCACgcagcccacccccaccccattccctccCAGCCCCATTGACCGCTCTGCATACACCATGCCTAAGGAGCCTACAGTAGCGCAGAGCGAGCATTGACACACAATGTTCCTAGGCAGAGACTGAAACCTAGATTCTCTcacacctccccaccccatttGGGCTGCCTCAGCTGCTCAGTAAGAGGTGGAATAGTCCTTGGtctcccccgccctccaccaTGGGTAACTCCTAGTCCAGCCACAGACAAGCCCATACAGGCAGCAACTTCCCCTCTatccctccttcttccccatgtcttcctccccaaaaccccATCCCCTGCTCCTTCTCATTACCCAAGCCTCCTTCCGCTCTCCAGGACAGGGCTGGTCAATGGTAAGAGGTGCCCAGGGAGCCTGAGGTGGTCAGTGGGTTGGGTGCACCTgtgagacccccccaccccagcttgtgtccaatattttattgcctctatataaaaccatggcccACCCacttctggaatactgtgtacagatgtggtcacctcatctcaaaaaagatatcttggcattgaaaaaggttcagaaaagggcaacaaatgtgattaggggtttagaatgggtcccataggacgaaagattaaagagactaggacttttcatcttagaaaagaggagactaaggggggatatgactgaggtctataatatcatgactgatgtggaaaaagtgaataaggaaaattatttatttgttcccacaatataagaactaggggtcaccaaattaaattaataggtagcaggtttgaaacaaacaaaagggagtttttcttcacacagtgcacagtcaaactgtggaactccttgccagaggatattgtgaagaccaggacattaacagggttcaaaaaagagctagatatagaggttagctccatcaatggtgattagctaggatgggtagaaatggtgttgctatcctctgtttgtcagaagctggaaatggatgacaggagagggatcatgtgatgattacatattctgttcactccctctggggcacctgccttTGGCCACTtttggcaaacaggctactgggctaaatggacctttggtctgacccagtacggccgttcttatgttcatgaaTGCAAAATGCATTATCAGAATGCAGAGTCTGGGTCCTTTGCTCCCTGGGTAGCCCTTTCCAGGCCCTGCACACGGGGCCTTGGTGGAAGTGGATGAGCTGGGGGAAAGACCCAGTGGGATCAGATACAGTAGGACTGGAGTCTCCAGGAGTGCAGCAATCCTGAAGTAATGTTTGGGCACATTCACAAACGTGTATCCTCATGCAATCTGTGATCTACAATATTTAtcagagatcatagaatcctagggctggaagagacctcagaaggtcatcgagtccagccccctggccaaggcaggaccagttccaactaaatcaacccagccagggctttatcaagctagggcttaaaaacctctagggatggagattccaccccctccctagggaacccattccagtgcttcaccaccttcctaagggaatagtttttcctaatatccaagctggacctctcccactgtaacttgagaccattgctcctcattctgccatctgtcactactgcaaacagcctctcttcatcctctttagaacctcccttcaggtagataaaagctgttatcaaatccctcagcctctcctcataggctatgtgctccagccccctaatcattttggttgccctctgctggaaccTCTTcaaagcatccacatcctttctgtacagggtggggggggggggaggcagaactggacacaatactccagatgtggcctcatcagtgtcGAATAAAGTtgaataattacttctctggatctgttggcaatgctcctcctaatgcaatctaatatgccatttgccttcttggctacaagaacacactgttgactcatacccagtttctcatccactgtaattcccaggtcctcttctgctgaactgctgcctcaccagtcagttcccagcctCTAGCAGTGCTTGCGATTCTTCTgacccaagtgcagaactctgcatttgtccttcttgaacctcatgATATTTATTTTGGACCACTCCTATTTGTCTAGGTGACTCTggaccctacccctaccctctaccatatctacctctcccccagcttagtcatctgcagacttgctgagggtgcaatccatcccctcatccaggtcattaataaagatgttgaacaaaactagccctagaacagacccttggggcgctccgctagaaaccaatcgccaaccagacatcaagctgttgaccACTACCCATTGATCCTGACAatgtagccagctttctgtccactttacagtccatttatccagtccatattttctcaacttgctggcaagaatattgtgggaaaccctatcaaaagctttgctagagTCAAGGcagatcacatccactgacttccccgtgtccacagaaccagttacctcatcatagaaggccaTCACATTGGTCAACATGACTTCCCTTGgttaatccatgttgactatttctgatcacttttccctcttctatgtacttcaaaatggattccctgaggatcccctcaggggactgaggtaaggctgaccagtctgtagttccctggattgtccttcttcccttttttaatgatgggcactacatttgcctttttccaatcatctgggacctctcccgatctccatgagatccacagataagaacataagaatagccatactgggtaagaccaaaggtccatccagcccaatatcccatcttctgacagtggccaatactaggtaCCCCCcggggaatgaactgaacagataatccttctcctgtcatccattcccatcctctgataaacagaggctattcctacccatcctggccattgatggatctatcctccctGAATTTTCCTAGTTTTCATCACATCCtctcgcaaggagttccacaggttgactgcattctgtgaagaaaaacttcctttgttttaaacctgctacctattaatttaatttggtgatccctagttcttatgttatgggaacaagtaaataacttttccttattcactttctccataactgccttgattttatagacctctatcataaccccccttagtctccttttctaagctgagaagtccaagtctttttaatctctcttcatatggcagccgttccaaaccactcatcatttttgttaccctttctgaaacttttccaatgctaagatatctgttttgagatgaggcaaccacatctgtacacaatattcaagatgctGGTGTACGTAGTTTTGGtgataagatattctttgtcttaatTTCTATCCctgttttaatgattcctaacttcCACTTGAAGGGCTCTGCACCTGGGGCCAGACTGAGCCTCCAAAGCACACACTCCCACAACCAGCTGCAGAGCCCAGTGAGGGGAGCCACATGAGCAGTTGGGGGGAGCCCATCTGAAGTTGTCCCGctctcagctgggcagggagcctAGGACATGAAGACACTGGCAGGGAATTCTGCCACCCCTCGAATCCCCCCGCCCTCCATGAGCAGGTGGAGGGTCTTCTGCAGCTTCCTGTCTGGGCTCCATTCTGgactggctctgggggtggggagtgaccTAACGGCTGTTCAGGACCCCCTCCCAGAGTAGATGCAGAGTTCACCATGATTCCGCACTGCTACCCTCCCAGCTTTTACTATGgccttgctgcagctctgagcCATCTAACCATCCCCATACCCAGATGGAGCTCAGTCAGGGAAAGCCACACATACAATTGTGCAGAACTATGGCAGACACTCCACTTGCTCTGGGCATGGAGCCAAAGCAGCCCCTATCCCTACCCCACAAACCTTCCACCCCGGACAGGTGGAGGATCCTGACTTTCAGAGCCTTGTGAGAATACAaagttttgtatctgcatccgtgCTGCTATCGCCGGAAATGGTGTGTGCTATCTTCATCCATGGAGATGCATGGAAATGAAATGGAAATCTGTGAATTTGCAGGTCTCCACCAATGTAGACACCCAGAAAGCCAGGAGGTGGTGGGCTCTTGAGTAATGGAGGAGGATGGGGCCAGAGGCTAGGAGAGCCTGCGTTGGCTGATTTAAAGTAACCTCTTAAAGGGGGCTCTTGTTTTGAGCACCCTAGGCTGAGAGTCAGTCTTTGCAAGGACCTTAAATGGCAGGGCACCTGCCGGGCTACCTCAGGGCACAAGGGGGCACTCTGGGTTGACCCTCATCTGCAGGGTCTTGGTCAGAGAGGTTTCCACTCTTCAAAGCCTTTGCCACCCAGTGGAGATCCATGCAGCCCCTCAGGCTGGGGGGAGAACAGGGCAGCAAAGCAAATCCCTGGATCTAGGTATCTTTCCAGGAATTCTCTGTGTCAGACACCAAACATGCAGCTCTACCCTTCATAAGTGGGGTCAGCAGCTGTGCAAAGCCATCgatgtgcaggaggaggctgcctgAAATGCTGCTCCTTGGGTTCCTGAATTAACCATGTTTCTGACATGACCCAGTCACAAGCACCTGGCtgagggcgtgggggaagggtgggtgtcTGTGAACCCTGAATAGCCCATGGTCACAGCTGGGGCAGCCCCATGCATCGCACAGCGCCCAGGGTGCTCAGGAAGGGCTAAGACTGCCACTGGAGAACAACTCTTCCATGGTCCATACATTTTAACCAAAGATGGGACAGTGACAGTGACAACATCGACATGTCTTCTCTTTATTGAATGTATCACCAGGAATTCTGAATTCGGAGCAGCCAGTGACATGGCTTCTTTTGCGTCAACATCCCACTGGGCCTGTGGCTTTCCACAAAGAAAGTCACTTTGTAAATGCCTGGTCAGTCTCCTTCCCCCATTGCATGGTCCCTACCTCACCAGTGGGTGGGGACAGCCCCTCTCCCATTGCACCAGCCCTTGAACCTTCTGCAAACCTCTCTGCGGAGTGGAGAGTGCCTCATACTATTTTCCGTCAAGGTCCCGGATAGAATAGCTGGCCATGGGCCAGTGTTTTTTCAGCTTCTGTGTCACCAGTGCTAGAGGTGGGCAGTGAACTTTACTTGAGAAACACCTTGATTATCCTCCTGCGCAGGAGTTTGCTTTTCACACTGTACACGATCGGGTTCATCAGGGGCGGGATCAGCaggtagatgtagcccaagacaATCTGAAGAAAGTGTGAAGAGCTATTCCCAAATCTGTGTGTCACAGGCAAACCCAGGACGGGTATATAGAAGAGCAGGACAGCACACAGGTGAGAAATGCAGGTGTTCAGGGCCTTAAGGGACTCCCCACGGGATGCGATGCTCAACACTGTTTTGAGGATCATCGCATACGAGAGGAAGATGAGCAATGAATCTAACCCCACTGATAAGAGAGCAATAGACAAGCCATAGATGCTGTTGACTATGATGTCTGAACAAGCCAATTTCATGACCTCTTGATGCACACAgtaggaatgggagaggacaTTTTCTCGACAGTATGGGAACCgtttcaggagaaaggggagtggGAATATTAGGGCCACCGCTCTTAGCACACACACCAGTCCCATCTTGGCTATTCTTGGCAGCGTTAAGATGGAAGCATATCTCAACGGGTTACAGATTGCGATGAAGCGGTCAAAGGCCATTAACAAGAGCACGGAGGATTCAATGTATGAAAGTGAATGGATGAAAAACAATTGGGCAAAACAGGCATTGAAGCTAATCTCCCTAGAGTTAAACAAAAATATACCCAATATTGTCGGTATGGTGGTTATTGATAAGGCAAGGTCTGTGATggccaacatggaaaggaaaatgtacatgggttCGTGGAGGCTTGCGtctgtttttataatgaacaGAATGACTGAATTTCCTACTATTGAGATAACATATGTTAAGCAGAATGGGATAGAGATCCAGAGATAGATGTCTTCTTTCCCAGGTATCCCTGTGAGAAAGAACACTGTGGGGTTCGATTTGGTGTCATTAACAGCTGACATCATGTACTGGACACATCCAAGGAGTTTTGAAATGTCCTTGCTGAAACAAAACAGAAGAGGAGACTAGATGATATTTAATGAGACATCTTTCTGCTCTCAGTACAAGTCTAGAGACACCAAGTATTTCATGGAATATCAGCAAAGACCAGGAGCACAAGAAATTCAGCAAAAACATAGTCTTGCATTTACATTGGCAATAGGGAAATAGACAAGAGGTCTGATCCACTCTGGCAATGCTTACTTAGCTCCGTATCCTGTGGCCAGCACTGGCTTCCGAGGAAGATGGAGAAAGCCCTAATGCAGGCAGCTATGAGATAACCTGCTCCCAGGGAAAGTTTCCCCTAACACTCAAAATTAGACATATTTTCATGGGCTgcctctagactggcattattttctgcaaatgcttttaacagaaaagcttttccgttaaaagcatttgtggaaaagaggcatctagattggcacggatgcttttgcgcaaaagcatccgtggccaatctagatgctcttttgcgcaaaaaagccccgatcgccattttcacaattggggctttttttgcgcaaaacaaatctgagctgtctacactggcccttttgtgcaaaagcttttgcacaaaaggacttttgcccgaacgggagcagcatagtatttctgcaagaagcgctgatttcttacatgagatcatcagtgttcttgcggaaattcaagcggccagtgtagacagctggcaagtttttccgcaaaaggagctgcttttgcggaaaaacctgccagtctagacacagccatggtatAAATCAGGAAAGGTTAGAGTCCTTCCAAGATTTGTTTATAACAATCCTCACTATTGCAA
Protein-coding regions in this window:
- the LOC102460226 gene encoding olfactory receptor 51G2-like; this encodes MSAVNDTKFTHAVFLVTGIPGQEDVPLWFSVLFCFTYAISITGNSVILFIIKTDPSLHEPMYIFLSMLAVADLAISIATMPTTLGIFLFNSREISLDACFAQLFFIHSLQCIESSVLLLMAFDRFVAIRYPLKYASILTLPRIAKMGLVCVVRGVAIICPLPLLLQQYRYCRANILSHSYCLHQDVMKLACADVRVNSIYGLFNTLLILGLDTLLIFLSYVMILKTVLSIASYLERLRALNTCVSHLCAIMLFYTPMIGLSVIHRFGISSSPLLQILLGYVYLLVPPMMNPIVYSVKSKHLRARIMRVFIK
- the LOC102460468 gene encoding olfactory receptor 51G2-like codes for the protein MMSAVNDTKSNPTVFFLTGIPGKEDIYLWISIPFCLTYVISIVGNSVILFIIKTDASLHEPMYIFLSMLAITDLALSITTIPTILGIFLFNSREISFNACFAQLFFIHSLSYIESSVLLLMAFDRFIAICNPLRYASILTLPRIAKMGLVCVLRAVALIFPLPFLLKRFPYCRENVLSHSYCVHQEVMKLACSDIIVNSIYGLSIALLSVGLDSLLIFLSYAMILKTVLSIASRGESLKALNTCISHLCAVLLFYIPVLGLPVTHRFGNSSSHFLQIVLGYIYLLIPPLMNPIVYSVKSKLLRRRIIKVFLK